Within Spinacia oleracea cultivar Varoflay chromosome 4, BTI_SOV_V1, whole genome shotgun sequence, the genomic segment atttatagtaaaaatattatgatgacgcaTAGTCTACGTGACGCCTATATGTATCGATGAAACTTAAGCACATTAAATTGCAACAACATTTAGTTATAACATGGACAAAATATGCAATATCCAGTATTTTTTCAATCAGCCAACACAAATCTAATTGAGAGCATTACAACAATTTCACAAAACTATGGGAAATCACATTGTTACGGATTACTTTACAAATCATATTTCACCATTCTCTTAAATCTATAAAGATGTACAAGTACTTGATTCAAATCCAACAGCGTAGAGTTATACACAGCATATGTACACAATGCCTCATTCGGAGGAGTTCTTCGGTTTAAGCTTCAGTGCAGCACTGCATGATTTAGAAACCATAAAGAAGTTAAAACACCTGATGTACGTTATAGCCCGACATGAAAAAACTGATCGACTGAGGCAAGAAACAAAACTAGGCATCTGTTAGCTCTAGGCCGGTGAAGCTGAAAGATGAACGTAAACAATGAATATATACCTGTTGATGCAGTGACGCTTTCCTGTTGGTGGAGGACCATCATTAAACACATGTCCGAGGTGAGCACCACAGGCTGCGCATAAATCTTCCTCTCGGGGCATGAAGATGATTGACAAATCCAACTTTGTCTTAACATTGTTTCCAACAGCTGCATAGTAGGATGGCCAACCAGTCCCGCTGTCAAATTTTGTAGATGATCTAGCCCACAAGTAACAATCTTACCATTATTATAACTGATACAGGATCAATCTATCATTATAAGATCAACAGTTCAACACACACACTTACTCAAATAAAGGAGTATCACAGCATACACAATGATAAGTTCCGGGAGTTTTTGAGTTCCAGTATTCCCTGGTTAATTTAAGTCAGAATATCAAATACAATGTTGGCATTCCATATCacaatcacaaattcacaaacatGAGAGTTTTAAGCTTACCCTGTAAAAGCCCTTTCGGTGCCTTTTTTACGACATATATAGAACTGCTCTGGGGTTAGGCGCCTTTTCCAGTCTTCTTCAGTCAGAGAAGAATAGTCTGTCTGACCTGTCTCTGGACAAGAAACCCAACAaattaacctttttttttatatatttatttatcggaAACCCAATAATCTAATATCAATTACCCCTTTCCCTCTCTTCCCCATATATATGATTGCTAAACCATATGCATTGTTAAGCAAACAGGATTATTACATCAAACGCTGTCCATGACAGCAGTAGAGAAGCATATAAGCTGTTAAGCATCAGCACTTAGCAGTATGTGCATACTCCATAGGCCACTGTATCAATACTAATACTAATACTAAataaacgaaaatgataaaggtcgcaacatgcgacctttaagccgtgtcaaaatgatgacatgacatgcttatgtgtcatggtttaaattggaaaccaaaatatttaacttatataacctaatATATaacctagtaaaaatattgtattgatagtaaaaataatctGATGACGCAtaacctacgtggcgcctatgtgtactaattaaattatgacatataagattgcgacaacttgTGTAATGTTTCGAGTTAAGAATTGGTAGCCTGGGATTATAAATTAACTGTAAATCAATCTTATGTACATATCCTTATTTCCACATCAAACTAACATCTATTTCCAGAACATAACATTGACAAGGAAAAGAAACAACTATTCTCAACTCGAAACACTACACAAATTTATGTACTATTCCTGATCAAAACCTTTAAGAATCGCATTTCCAACTTTGAAATTTCCagaccaaaaactgaaaaagaaATTCCAATTCTTTTAAAACAATAACAACACAAAAGAACATGATTTGGAAACAATCCAACTTTCTTTTGAAGGTCCAAAACCCGTGATAGTAGTGACGTAATGAGTTGACGTAGACAATAGTATTTGATAACGCTGATGGCTGATGCCCACCACGGCCACCGGGCCGGGCTACCACCCCAAATGACAAAACTTAATACAAGTAGTATGGATTACTCTTatacaaacttttctataaggcggtcttacacaaaagaccaccttggtatcatatataagttaagcaatgaaaccaattagttaagcactgaaaccaattagttaagcactgaaaccaattagttaagcaaaaaaattaattagttaagcaattgaatcaattaattaagcaatggaaccaattagttaagaaatggaaccaattagttaaaaaatggaaccaattagttaagcaactaaagtggtctttccggtaaggcggtcttacacaaaagttgtcgtTACTCGTAATAATCTGCAGAAATGAACggggaaaggaaaaaagaaaaaagatcaAACCTTGAACATTATCTGGTTTTggagaagaagtagaagaaCCCATTGTACGAACTGCTAAAGTATTTCTATTCAAGTTGTTTATTAAAGTAAAAGATAATACTTTTATTGAAGTTTTTGATTTTGGCTGAAATTTTAATTGGGTTTTTAGAGGTACTAACGAATTCAAGCTCAAACTATGAGAAGCCATTGCCAATTTCCAACCCTCTTAAGAACAAATTGCTCAATTACGTTGTATtagatttattatttatttatttttattgagaaaaaaaaagaaggggTGACGAATACGAGAGGAATTTATTCAATATTGCCATATTGGATATTGGTTATAACATTGCCACGTCTCGCTCATTTGGTCCGTTATCTGTTAGTGGTTAATTCTTTCTGTCTCCTAATTATTACCTCCGTTTCGAAAAATCTTTACGCTCTCATAAATGTgtccaaaaattaaaactttgaccatagaTTCTCATTATTATATTTAACAAAAATTATCATGAAATATTTTGTTAGATTTATCTCGAATTTTTTTaccatacgaaattggatatattaacggtcaaacattgcaacggagtccgtgcaaatagtaagtgtaaagatttttttgaaatggaggtagtagcTCTTAAATTCGTTCAAAGATGTTAAACTCGTACTAAAATAGGAGAAAACGACTTAGCTTTTTGTATATTATTACaagattttagcccgtgtgaTGCCCGGATTCTattaaagttaagttaagttcagttcagttcaattcagttcagttcagttcaggagcattcaattcagttcacttcagttcagtttagtttagttcagtccagttcaattcagttcaattcaattcagttcTAAAAACAGGGCCTTACctttacaaaaaaataaatattcagaATGATCTCCAAGACCCCAAGTAGTACTTTTTTAAACAGTGACAAAATGGGTAGATTATTCAATGTGTTGGATGAATTAGGTGTGGTTAATATATCCAAAATTTCCTTTTCAATTCGTGAAGATCCAAACAAtcaattttctaaaatattaatatttgaaaTCATAATTGTGTGGTCTAAAAAATAGAGgccctgtttggttaggagtTCTTAGCTGTTAGCTGTTTGCATTAGCTGATTTGACTAACTGGTTGCATTAgttgtttgtgtaaaagtgtttggtataTTAGTTGATAGTTGTTAGCTGTTTAATATataaaatgaccattaaggacattgacatactttgtttcttattaatattagagaaatagtttattatgttaattttttttttctctttatatttttccaataaaaatttactaaataaaataaatttatttaaaaaaaaattgttcttaatttaaaattttaataatatatatttttcaaatagagAAATATTACTAATTATATTTCAAGCATGGTTGCAATATACTCCAATTGcttcaaagtactaatatacgtagtaaaattattaaaactctCTTTCaatcctctcctaaccaaacactatCAATTAGCTTTTTCTAAAGGTCAAACATCTAATTCACCCCAAAAAGCTCTTTTTCAAAATCTCCTTGTAAGGTAAGAATAAGGGGTCAACTAGTTCAGATTAGATAGTATGCCAATACTAGACCTGTTCAACGGGCTGGAAGCCCATTAAAAGCCCGGATCCAGCCCGATACCAATCATATAAGATAGGATAATATGAGTGACAAAGTTACCTAAAACAGTCCTAGTTTATCTCAATTTGTTCGCCTTTATCTTTACCGAGCAGAGAAGAAGTTAAAACAATGCACTTCATAATCACATTAACATAAAAATTGGTGAATTAGCAGAAAGTTTAGATCTAAAGctagaaatacaaagatgaagGCTTTATCATTCATCTCACATTCAAAACAATCCCTTTTTTCTTCTTCACAAATCACCGCGAATCCAACTAATCTTTCCAAAACAgatgaatccatcctcaaattcAACCAAAACCCAATTCAATTCAACCCAACATTCCCCCAaaagaaccctaatttccccTCATTATCGGTAAACTCATCCCAAAATCCGGACCCACAAAATCCGGCACCACCATTAGTAGTAGTAGGATCAGCAAATGCAGACATTTACGTGGAAATCGACAGACTCCCAAAAGAAGGAGAAACAATCTCTGCAAAATCGGGGCAAACTCTTGCTGGTGGCAAAGGCGCAAATCAAGCAGTTTGTGGGGGTAAACTTTCATACCCAACTTACTTTTTTGGGCAAGTGGGTAAAGATGCAAATGGGAAGTTGATTTCTGAAGCTTTGGAAAGTGGTGGTGTCTGTTTGGATCATCTTAGGAGTGTCAGTGAGGCCCCCACTGGTCATGCTGTTGTGATGCTTCAATCAGACGGTCAGAATTCGATCATCATTGTTGGTGGTGCTAATATGTGCGGCTGGCCATTGGTTATTGGTGATAAAGATTTGGAGATTGTTAGGAATGCTGGGATTGTTCTTCTTCAAAGGGAGATTCCTGATTCTGTCAATATTCAAGTTGCTAAGGTCTGTTTTTATATCTTGTCTTAATGTTTTTATTAGACTTTTTAAGTTGTTTTATTTATGGAATGTAGGTGTGTGCATGTAAGTTTGTGTTAACTGACTGCTGTGTAAAGGGAGATATAATCTTGATTTTAGGTTCGAAGCTAAATGGTTCCTTGTTTAAGAATATAACGAATGCACCAATTGTTTGTTGGTtaagtggtgattggggctgaactgggtagggagaacccgtgttcgatcccccaacaacaattgggaggggactgggtGCTATCACTAATTTATTATTAGGATCTTTGAGGAGTTGATAATATATAGGAGGGGAGGGAACTAGGGAGGAGAACTATTTTATTAGGATGTTTTAGTAGTTGATGCTAGGGGTTAACAGCATTTAACACCCGTAAGTAgtgggcaaaaaaaaaaaaaaaaaacagtgaaAATGCATTCCATTTCCATATTTCTTGGTTGTTTGACACTTTGGACCTTCATACCTAACAGGAAAGTATCGGATGAAAGTTTTTTAATATAATCGAGATGATTTGGGTCGCTTCAATTTTATATTGGAGGGCGTAAAggttgggttttgatttttCTATAGAGTTTATGTCCTCTTAGTAGAAACGGATAATAGCTTGCAATTGATATTGATTATTTGTCATTCAAGATTAATTATTCTTTGcgattttattttgaaatacgTTATGATTCTAAAATGCTTAACAAATCAGAATTAATTATGTGAACACCAAGTATAAGTGAAGTCATCAAGGTAACTGATCCAGATTTCCCATGCTTTTTAGAAAACCGTTTTATGATCTTTAAGAAAGTTGATTCTGTGTTGAAAATAACGTGGAAAATTAAACTTGTAGTTGGCGTAATCCAATTATCAATTTCTTATTTGGACTTGTGGTTTTAACAGAATTCATACTTTATTTGGTAAATTGGTATTCTTTCATCTAGATAGTTAAGAATATCATTGTGGAAGGGTGATAATGAGTAAAAATTAGATGATTTTGGTCGATTTGGTAAGGGTTAATTTGGGTTAAATTGGTATTCTTCAATTTAGATAGCTAAGAATATCATAGTGGAATGGTGATAGTAAGTAAAAATGAGATGATTTGGGTCGTTTTAATTTTATAGTGGAGTGGTGCAAAGCTTAGCTTTTGGTGTTCCTAAGTAGGTTGCGGAAAATGGTTTCTAAAGTGATTTATTTTGGTGTTGCAAATAATTTTGGTTGATGCTTATAGTTTCAAAGTTTGGGCTACATAGTCCAACAATCTAGTGGTGTACTCCCCATTTGATTCTGATAATTGCGCATTTAATTCTAATAATTACGTTTTTTTGGATATTCACTTACTCTGTTTTTGGACATATGTCCACATTATATATTATGTCTTTCTCCACTTATGCTCCACTCTCTTTATTATTCTTTCTTACAACATTTCGTtctttgatttatttatttatttacaacAATGGATTTTTGAGTTTTGATGGATAATCCCCTCTAACGTGAAATTGGCTAAGCTAAGCACAAAGTAAGCAAGAAAGAAAACTAAGCTCAAAGTAAGCAAGAGGGTGTTTTAAATAATTCTTTGATTGCATAAAATGAGAAGTAAGCAAGAGAGTGTTTGAAATAATTCTTTGATTGCGTAAAATGAGAACACATTTGTGTTGCTTGAATGCATAAATGAGGGAGAGTGCCTATGCATGGGGAACTCTCTACACAAGTAGGTTTCTACACACTTCCTTTACAAAGGGGTCCTAGACACTCCTAGCTAGAAATCATCTACACAATACTACGAAGAGTGCACACTCTATAACCTTTTGGCAAGCACAACCTCTATGTTGTGCACCAACTCATATCTCCGGTCCTATCTCGGTAAAGTGGTCTGACCATTGTCTTCATTGGGCCAAAATTTGGTGGAACTCAAATCTTAGCCCACTTCGATCTCGTTTGACCTACAAAACGCCCATTATTATGTTAACGTCAATTGGATGTTTATTGAGAATTTATGGCCTTTCCAAAATATTCTTGTATAGGAGGGGGCTGCACCGGCCCCGAGTGCCACAATGCACCCATGTGATGCATCAGATGGCGAGGGAGACAAGCGGCGACACTATGCTCccttttatattttaataaaataaactgATAATCCTTTATAAGCTAGTCTATTGAAAAGAAGCGGCTGAGGTTCTGGTTGTTAGCACCTTACCATTTGGGAGGCTTGAGAAGGTACCTATGTCTGCCAATGCTAGCTTCACATAAAATAAGGGAATCCAATCAAGCAAAATGTGTCCTTAACACACAAGTGTGCTTCTAGACCAGGCGAGCAAAACATTGAATCATGCTACGACTCTACAAAAGCGTTTGGGATGGGATATGTTCACCACATGTATTATGCAAGCATTTGCCGCATGGTGCACTAGGGAGCATGCAGGGAATTTGTTCCTTGTTGAAGATGTATTTGATTCTAATACGTAATGAATTTGAACAGAAACCAAATTTAGAATAAAGTGAGCACACTTATGGCATGCCAGAGTCTATGAAAGTCCAAATGGACAGTTTTTCTTGGACGTTGAGAAGTATATTCGTGGTTAATAAGCTATATAGGGAAACCGAACAAGGGCCATGTTTATTTCAACTAATGAGCTTGCTCATTTGCATGGTGCTCTGCAATATTTTTTGGTCAACACTGTAGTCTTCTTGGGGGCCTGGGCAATATAAAACTCATCACCCAATTAATGATGTCCTTGTTCTGATTCTGCCTTTTGGAACTTCCACTATTGGCTCATATTGCTATTACATAACAATTGTTAGCTCAAAATAGTAATACTAAGAGAAATAAGGCATTGCATGCTAAAAGTTCctagattagttttttttttaaaaaagaggcTAGCACTGAACTAGTGAATCACATTACTACCAAACTAAGTTTTCTTTGGAAATTTCACCAGTGCTTAAAATTCCTAGTTCTAGTGATGGATGTTATATTTTGGATAAAGGTCCTCTAGATGCGACGTCGCCTACGAGTGTCCCATCAGGACTTTGTCATGAATCAACATGGAAACAGCTGCATAATCCATATAGGGTGGTGTAAGAAATAGCTGCATAATCCATATAGGGTGGTGTAAGAAAATCACCCGACCCTCAATTTTCTGAAGtgtctttattaaataaaaatatatgtaACGAGGAGACATGCTCTAGTCCTTTCCATTAAATGTTCCCTTAATGTCTCTGTATGCAGCCTTTGATTAAGATTTGGCTTCTTTCCTTAATCTTGTACGGAGTATGTCCTTTGGTCCTTGTAGAAGCTATtgtggttttttatttttagcacctTACCCTTTGGTAGGCTTGAAAAGGTAACTTCAATTGCTAATCCTGCTCTTCACATAGAATTATTGAATTCAGTCAACTAGAATTTTGCTTTAACACAATGGTGAAGCAAACTTTTAACTATGTTATGTGTACATGGACCTTCTTTAGGGCAGAAATGCAGAATACTTCCGGTATCACATGTTTTCTGCAATCTGTGAGCTAGTGTCCTACGTTGCTCCCTGTAATACGCAGGAAGTGATGTGCGACTAGCTAATAATTTAATATGCTCCCAGTTGAAGATAAATCTGACTCTAATGCCAAATGAATCTGAACTAGTAATGACCTTGGTGATATACACCCTCAGTGTGATATAACACGATCCACCTTTCTGTGTTCACTTACTAAAAGTAGTTTGAAAGTGACTGCTTTTGTTTTACTCAACTTTTGATATTATCCTTGCATTTTTTCATTCGTTTAATTTCCCATATTATCCTTAATTTTTCCTCAAAAAGCAATTGATTTAATGCAAGATCATGTTAAAACCATGCAATTCAGAATAAAGTGGCCACACCTTCGGCATGACttaaagagacaaatgaaaatgATTTTTCATAAAGTTTGTGAAAGGCAAAGTGGATATTTTTTCTTGTATGGTTGAAGCATCTTTGAAACAGACGACTGGATAAGGgtcatgttcattttttttatggTGCTCCTAGGAGCAATATATATGTATTCTGCAAGCTTTTTCGATCTATGCTGTAATCTTCTTGGGCAATATAAGAATTCAGCACCCTAATTAAACACTTTTGTCTATACTGTTATCTTTGTTCTTATTCTGGCTTTTAGATCTTCCACTTTGGGCTCAAAATGCTTTTATATGACACAacagctcaaaaaaaaaaatacaggaGAGATGAGGCATTGCATCTTAAAGTTCCCaagttttctcttttttttttttcttttcgatttTGTTACTAGAGACGGTTTCTTTTCTATCAAGTTAAGTCTACTTTGAAAACCTGAGCATCCTTTACGATACTAGGAGTTCTAGTAATGGAAatgttttagttttgtaaagGTGTTGCCAGATGCTACAGTAAAGGACAAAAGTCCTTTTTGAAGGTTTTGGGGGGAAAAACTAGTAATTTTCAGGAAATTGTCGATTGGAAAATTAATTTACGTCCCATTTACTCTGGCAGTATCATGAACTAATATTTTATACATCTACGTGATCTACCATTATGTGTATGAATGTGGACCTAGGGAAGAACCTATCGGTTTTCAGTATGGCTTATGTTTGTGATGTCATTTGAAGTGTACAAGGTCATATTTGCTTCTTTTTCAATATGTGGCACTGCACTAGATTCAATTTGTTATGAAACGAAATTGGTCGACTAGTTACAtcctttttctttaattttggtAGTTTAGCATTTTGATTGCCAAATTGCATTTGATCAAGTGGTATACTGGTATCTGATGTTTACCCCCGCATTGGCTATCTGATTTTATTAGTTCCCTAATGCACATATCACCAGATTTACAGAATGATGGGCATTGCAGCAAACCTAAAACAGTACCATACCATTCATCATTCATCATTCTGAGTGTCGCGTACTTTTGGCTGGACTTAAGGATTTAAATAACTGTGCTTCCACCATTTTCATTTCTGTTATAGATTTCCTGACATTTCCAGGGATGATGAACATGTTTACGAAATGGTTACAGACACTTGACAGTGTAAGAGAAAGAAGCAATGGTGGGCACTTTTGGATTCTTTGAAACACTTGTTGCTTTTGTATATAAATGTCTCTTCCCCTGTCTTATAGTCTTTGTTTTTTACAACTAT encodes:
- the LOC110782604 gene encoding peptide methionine sulfoxide reductase B1, chloroplastic isoform X1; this encodes MASHSLSLNSLVPLKTQLKFQPKSKTSIKVLSFTLINNLNRNTLAVRTMGSSTSSPKPDNVQETGQTDYSSLTEEDWKRRLTPEQFYICRKKGTERAFTGEYWNSKTPGTYHCVCCDTPLFESSTKFDSGTGWPSYYAAVGNNVKTKLDLSIIFMPREEDLCAACGAHLGHVFNDGPPPTGKRHCINSAALKLKPKNSSE
- the LOC110782604 gene encoding peptide methionine sulfoxide reductase B1, chloroplastic isoform X2 — translated: MASHSLSLNSLVPLKTQLKFQPKSKTSIKVLSFTLINNLNRNTLAVRTMGSSTSSPKPDNVQGQTDYSSLTEEDWKRRLTPEQFYICRKKGTERAFTGEYWNSKTPGTYHCVCCDTPLFESSTKFDSGTGWPSYYAAVGNNVKTKLDLSIIFMPREEDLCAACGAHLGHVFNDGPPPTGKRHCINSAALKLKPKNSSE
- the LOC110782675 gene encoding ribokinase, which gives rise to MKALSFISHSKQSLFSSSQITANPTNLSKTDESILKFNQNPIQFNPTFPQKNPNFPSLSVNSSQNPDPQNPAPPLVVVGSANADIYVEIDRLPKEGETISAKSGQTLAGGKGANQAVCGGKLSYPTYFFGQVGKDANGKLISEALESGGVCLDHLRSVSEAPTGHAVVMLQSDGQNSIIIVGGANMCGWPLVIGDKDLEIVRNAGIVLLQREIPDSVNIQVAKAARSAGVPVILDAGGMDAPLPGELLEFVDILSPNESELSRLTGMPTETFQQVGEAVTKCYEMGVKQVLVKLGDKGSALFIEGEEAVKQPIISAPKVLDTTGAGDTFTAAFAVALIEGQSKQECLRFAAAAASLCVQVKGAIPSMPDRDSVLNLLRSP